One Haliaeetus albicilla chromosome 11, bHalAlb1.1, whole genome shotgun sequence genomic window carries:
- the PDCD11 gene encoding protein RRP5 homolog, whose product MASLEENFPRGGIQKKPTEGKTPNPKLERDNLFDVHHEEQSQKRRRSQSVQGKQKKFKADNIATAKDSVVNIEPLTIEALCEGMLVLGCIKEVSDYELVISLPNGLSGFVPVTQISDAYSKLLSKEVAQGELLEDLNSLSDMYSPGMLVRCIVTSVEKSADGRRSIKLSIDPKKVNKGLNASALASGMLLSGFVSSVEDHGYLIDIGVSGTHAFLPRQKAQNYIKAVKRGPDLKIGQNLNCIIVEVKNEGRVVRLSVDRSEVAASLATERQNWTLSNLLPGLVVKARVQKVVPLGMKLSFLSSFTGIVDFMHMDPEKSMNYSPDQVLKACILSIHPTSKVVRLTLRQAFLCPGGSADQLSNDRMGAVVEESTVKAFYKQFGAVFELDDGTLAFARLKHLSKTRKSFKPGAFKTGCKHKCRIIDYSLMDEMCIVSLKYQIIEARFLQYQDIHTGDVVQGKVFALKPIGMQVKVTDGIKGLVPSMHLADVILKQPEKKYNIGDEVRCRVLECNPAGRKLILTLKKSLIQSKLPVLSNYEDAKAGLITHGFVVCAREFGCIVKFYNDVKGLVPKNELSSEPISSPDKVFHEGQVVKVMVLKCEPQQERLLLSFRLSSKPAPEDKKECTPKKKQEVKYQIGEMVDVKVLKKKDSGLEVSILEDEGNVIASIPTMHLSDFVATCKLLWHCLQEGDVLPRVMCLSDKGDHIILSRKSAVISAVQEEQIVRSFSEIQPGMLLTGYVRNVMPFGVFVEFPFGVTGLAPKVSMSDKFVTDTKDHFVVGQTVTAKVMSIDEEKQRVLLNLKVSECSSGDSAAESFALLNQYFKEMKEIRNLLRRRGEPSTTQGLCELVPGKELQLVVQDVKEDGSALFSGSCVTGLTATATRYHLGDKNIVPGEKTKALVLHVDALTSKVYVSLREELLKQRAKQRLTENSQHSAIVQHIAEDFAVVSLLETGQLAAIPIASHFNDTFRFDSEKLKVGQTIIATLKVVKVNDHGVLLAVQDPAKKKVFVRVRNESETALEEMLPAVKHSLSLGDTVTGTVKSVKPTHVTVAIDDKLTGSIHASRILDEVPIGSFPTYTLKAGQKVTARVIGGRDVNTHRYLPITHPHFTRSIPELSIRPSEIEGKVTAMLNLKEDSALKKLGVYNVGQTVTCFVKKYNILKNWLEVEVAPDIRGRVPHLLLSLNTKVLKHPEKSFKNGQAVSATVTGTDVTETNLCLSLTGIQSLEQGTITVGMVTKVTPHIGLTIALPGGKTGKVNIFHLNDTYTENPLGDFKVGKIVRCCILSNENGKIQLSLRQSRLNPKSNSKVEDVEITCIKDVKKGQLVRGYVKSISPSGVFFGLSTSLLGRILFQNVSPYFVQKHSLYEKYLPEGKLLTAKVLGVNGKEKHIELSLLPEDTGMPSVLPESLGLPRYDAEEEKREADDREKREELKLKTKRTREDSESEQEAKPKKRKVCPADENDSGIEIYYREEDDDDQEEEAAKKKSKIRKPDEAPRLQVSMGFTWDEDMNAMDIPVLNQKEESSESEEEEDLQSKLKKQTKKEKELEKQKKEKELCKLEAALMDPSRQPQSADDFDRLVLSSPNSSILWLQYMAFHLQATEIEKARAVAERALKTICFREEQEKLNVWVALLNLENMYGTEETLMKVFERAVQYNEPLKVFQHLCDIYANSEKYKQAEELYHTMLKRFRQEKSVWLKYASFLLKQGQTEATHRLLERALKALPTKEHVDVISRFAQLEFRFGDPEHAKALFESTLSSYPKRTDIWSIYMDIMIKHGSQKEVRDIFERVIHLSLAPKKMKFFFKRYLDYEKKFGTAESVLAVKRAALEYVETKSSLADP is encoded by the exons AGAAAACTTTCCTCGAGGGGGCAtccagaaaaaacccacagagggAAAAACACCGAACCCAAAGTTAGAGCGGGACAACTTGTTTGAT GTTCACCATGAAGAACAATcccagaaaagaagaagaagccAGAGTGttcaaggaaagcagaaaaagttcAAGGCAGACAATATAGCCACTGCTAAAGACAGTGTTGTAAATATTGAACCACTCACAATTGAG GCGCTCTGTGAGGGGATGCTGGTCCTTGGTTGTATAAAAGAGGTCAGTGACTACGAGCTAGTCATCAGCTTGCCCAATGGACTTTCAGGATTTGTGCCGGTCACACAGATCAGCGATGCCTACAGCAAACTGCTGAGCAAAGAGGTGGCCCAAGGAGAACTCCTGGAG GACTTGAATTCGCTCTCGGACATGTATTCTCCAGGGATGCTCGTCAGGTGCATTGTGACCAGTGTTGAGAAAAGTGCTGATGGACGTCGGAGTATCAAATTATCAATTGACCCCAAGAAGGTCAATAAGGGTCTGAACGCTTCAGCACTAGCATCAGGCATG CTGCTCTCTGGTTTTGTGTCTAGTGTGGAGGACCATGGCTACCTCATTGATATTGGAGTCAGTGGGACTCATGCTTTCCTGCCTCGTCAGAAAGCCCAAAATTACATCAAAGCAGTCAAGAGAG GGCCTGACTTGAAAATAGGCCAGAACCTGAACTGTATCATTGTGGAAGTAAAGAACGAGGGAAGAGTGGTCCGTTTGTCTGTTGATCGATCAGAGGTTGCTGCATCCCTTGCAACAGAGCGACAGAACTGGACACTCTCCAATTTATTGCCAGGGCTGGTGGTGAAAGCTCGAGTGCAAAAG GTGGTCCCACTTGGGATGAAACTGagctttctgtcttcctttacTGGCATTGTAGATTTCATGCACATGGACCCAGAGAAATCCATGAACTATTCTCCAGATCAAGTG ctgaaaGCATGCATCCTCTCTATCCACCCCACCTCCAAGGTGGTGCGGCTTACTCTAAGGCAGGCCTTCCTCTGCCCTGGGGGATCGGCAGACCAGCTCTCCAATGATCGCATGGGGGCAGTGGTGGAGGAGTCAACAGTGAAAGCTTTCTACAAGCAGTTCGGTGCTGTCTTTGAGCTTGATGATGGCACTCTTGCATTTGCACGG ttgaaacatctttcaaaaaccagaaaatcctTTAAACCTGGGGCATTTAAGACAGGATGCAAACATAAATGTCGGATCATTGACTACAGCCTGATGGATGAGATGTGTATTGTATCTCTGAAATA TCAGATTATTGAAGCACGGTTTCTGCAATACCAAGATATCCACACAGGGGATGTGGTGCAG GGCAAAGTGTTTGCTCTGAAACCCATTGGGATGCAGGTGAAAGTGACTGATGGGATTAAAGGGCTCGTGCCGTCCATGCATCTCGCTGATGTGATCCTGAAGCAGCCTGAGAAGAAGTACAACATAGGAGATGAAGTCAGGTGTCGG GTGCTAGAGTGCAATCCTGCAGGAAGGAAGCTGATCCTTACTCTGAAGAAAAGTCTTATCCAGTCAAAGCTTCCAGTCCTCTCCAATTATGAAGATGCAAAAGCAGGTCTGATCACACATGGCTTTGTGGTGTGTGCAAGGGAGTTTGGCTGCATTGTGAAGTTCTACAATGATGTTAAAGGTCTGGTACCCAAGAATGAGCTGAGCTCAGAACCCATATCTTCTCCAGATAAAGTCTTCCATGAAGGCCAG GTTGTTAAAGTAATGGTCTTAAAATGTGAGCCCCAGCAGGAAAGACTCTTGTTGTCCTTCAGGTTATCAAGCAAGCCTGCCCCGGAGGACAAAAAGGAATGTACTccaaagaagaaacaggaagTGAAATATCAAATAGGAGAG ATGGTTGATGTGAAAGTCTTGAAGAAGAAAGATAGTGGGCTAGAGGTTTCTATCTTGGAAGATGAAGGCAATGTGATAGCCTCAATTCCCACAATGCACCTCTCTGACTTTGTTGCTACCTGCAAGCTCCTGTGGCATTGTCTTCAAGAGGGAGATGTCCTGCCCAGAGTTATGTGCCTAAGTGATAAGGGAGACCATATC ATCTTGAGCAGAAAGTCTGCAGTGATTTCTGCTGTACAAGAGGAGCAAATTGTGAGAAGTTTCTCTGAAATCCAGCCTGGGATGCTGTTGACTGGTTATGTGAGGAATGTGATGCCCTTTGGAGTGTTTGTGGAGTTTCCTTTTGGTGTGACAGGACTGGCGCCCAAAGTG AGCATGAGTGACAAGTTTGTGACTGACACCAAGGACCACTTTGTGGTGGGACAGACTGTGACTGCGAAGGTGATGAGCATTGATGAGGAGAAGCAGCGTGTGCTCCTCAATCTGAAGGTGTCAGAGTGCAGCTCAGGTGATTCTGCTGCAGAGAGCTTTGCCCTGCTGAACCAATATTTCAAGGAGATGAAAGAAATCAGGAACTTGTTGAGAAGAAGAG GTGAGCCCAGCACGACCCAAGGCCTTTGTGAGTTGGTGCCTGGGAAGGAACTGCAGCTGGTCGTGCAGGATGTGAAGGAGGATGGCTCAGCACTGTTCAGCGGCAGCTGTGTCACAGGCTTGACTGCAACAGCCACTCGCTACCATTTGGGAG ACAAAAATATTGTTCCTGGTGAGAAAACCAAGGCATTGGTTCTCCATGTGGATGCTCTCACCTCCAAGGTGTATGTTTCTCTTCGGGAAGAACTGTTAAAACAAAGAGCCAAGCAA CGGCTCACAGAGAACTCCCAGCACTCCGCCATTGTGCAGCACATAGCAGAAGACTTTGCTGTTGTGTCTTTGTTGGAGACAGGCCAGCTGGCAGCTATCCCCATAGCGTCTCACTTCAATGACACCTTCCGCTTTGACTCAGAAAAACTGAAGGTGGGACAAACAATCATTGCAACCTTAAAAGTAGTGAAGGTGAATGACCACGGAGTCTTGTTAGCAGTACAAGACCcagcaaagaagaaagtttttgtAAGGGTCCGGAACGAATCTGAGACAGCATTAGAAGAGATGCTTCCTGCTGTGAAACACTCGCTTTCCCTGGGGGATACTGTTACTGGTACTGTTAAATCCGTCAAACCAACCCATGTCACAGTTGCTATTGATGACAAGCTGACAGGTTCAATCCATGCATCCCGGATTCTGGATGAAGTGCCCATAGGCTCTTTTCCAACGTATACTCTGAAAGCTGGACAGAAAGTGACTGCTCGAGTCATTGGAGGCAGAGATGTGAATACTCACAG GTACCTGCCCATCACCCATCCGCACTTCACACGGTCCATTCCAGAGCTCAGCATTCGACCAAG TGAAATAGAAGGGAAGGTCACAGCAATGCTGAACCTTAAAGAAGACAGTGCCCTCAAGAAACTTGGAGTCTACAATGTTGGACAGACAGTCACCTGTTTTGTGAAAAAG TATAACATCCTCAAAAATTGGCTGGAGGTAGAAGTCGCCCCTGACATTCGAGGAAGAGTTCCCCATCTGCTGCTGTCTCTGAACACCAAG gtCTTAAAACATCCGGAAAAGAGCTTCAAAAATGGCCAGGCAGTATCAGCTACAGTGACTGGAACAGATGTCACAGAAACAAACCTCTGCTTGTCACTCACAG GAATTCAGTCACTGGAGCAGGGCACCATCACTGTAGGCATGGTAACAAAGGTGACTCCACACATTGGTTTGACCATTGCACTGCCAGGTGGGAAGACTGGTAAAGTCAACATCTTTCACCTGAATGATACTTACACAGAGAATCCTCTGGGTGACTTCAAAGTTGGCAAGATTGTCAG GTGTTGCATCCTCTCCAATGAGAACGGCAAAATCCAGTTATCTCTCCGGCAATCCCG GCTAAACCCAAAGAGCAACAGCAAAGTGGAGGATGTTGAAATAACATGTATTAAGGATGTTAAAAAAGGCCAGCTAGTGAGAGGCTATGTCAAATCAATCAGTCCATCAGGTGTATTCTTTGG cTTGTCCACTTCTCTTCTGGGCCGAATCCTGTTCCAGAATGTTTCCCCTTACTTTGTACAGAAACACTCCTTATATGAAAAGTACCTGCCTGAAGGAAAGCTGCTCACTGCCAAGGTGCTTGG TgtaaatgggaaagaaaaacatattgaGCTCTCTCTCCTGCCCGAGGACACTGGGATGCCAAGCGTCTTGCCTGAATCCCTAGGCCTGCCACGATATgatgcagaggaagagaaaagagaagcagatgacagggaaaagagagaagagctTAAGCTGAAGACAAAACGCACAAGAGAAGACTCTGAAAGTGAGCAG GAGGCgaagccaaaaaaaagaaaggtctgCCCAGCAGATGAAAATGACAGTGGAATTGAGATATATTACCGGGAGGAGGATGATGATGaccaggaggaagaggcagctaAAAAGAAATCTAAG ATAAGGAAACCTGATGAagctcccaggctgcaggtttCCATGGGCTTCACCTGGGATGAAGACATGAATGCAATGGATATACCTGTGCTGAATCAGAAGGAAGAGAGCTCGGagagcgaggaggaggaggatctACAGTCGAAG ctgaagaaacaaacaaagaaggagaaggagctagagaagcagaagaaggagaaggagctCTGCAAATTAGAGGCAGCTTTGATGGACCCGAGTCGACAGCCCCAGTCAGCAGATGACTTTGACCGCCTGGTGCTGAGCAGTCCCAACAGCTCCATCCTCTGGCTACAGTACATGGCTTTCCACCTCCAGGCTACCGAGATTGAGAAGGCCAGAGCTGTGGCAGAGAGAGCGCTTAAAACAATCTGCTTCAG GGAAGAACAGGAGAAGCTGAATGTCTGGGTAGCTCTGCTGAACTTGGAGAACATGTATGGTACTGAGGAGACACTGATGAAGGTCTTTGAGAGAGCTGTTCAATACAATGAACCTCTGAAAGTCTTCCAGCATCTGTGTGACATCTATGCCAATTCTGAGAAGTACAAG CAAGCAGAAGAATTGTACCACACAATGCTGAAGCGTTTCCGTCAGGAGAAATCCGTGTGGCTGAAATACGCCTCCTTCCTCCTGAAGCAAGGCCAGACTGAGGCTACACACAGGCTTTTGGAGCGTGCTCTCAAGGCTTTGCCCACCAAAGAAC ATGTGGATGTCATTTCGAGGTTTGCACAGCTAGAGTTCCGTTTTGGGGACCCAGAACATGCCAAAGCCCTCTTTGAGAGCACCCTCAGCAGCTATCCCAAGCGGACAGACATCTGGTCCATCTACATGGACATCATGATCAAACATGGCAGCCAGAAGGAAGTGCG GGACATCTTTGAGAGGGTCATACACCTGAGCTTGGCACCAAAGAAGATGAAGTTCTTCTTTAAACGCTACCTGGATTATGAGAAGAAATTTGGTACAGCAGAAAGTGTCCTTGCTGTCAAAAGAGCAGCACTTGAGTATGTGGAGACCAAGAGTTCCCTTGCTGATCCCTAA